From the genome of Azospira restricta, one region includes:
- a CDS encoding VCBS repeat-containing protein: MRITSAEMQMATTHASQQHREVRESLRMWVGERRPEVEGGGRSRPPGEQVTISDAGRAAQSGEAEAIDEALEAAENDPRLLLLREMIRILTGKEAHVFDAHELAPRRDGELPEATATGAANAAPPSRPEGFGVEYDYHESYRESELTTFAASGIVRTADGREIAFKVDLAMSRSYYEESNVSLRLGDAARPQKDPLVVNFAGSAAQLSEQRFSFDLDADGSADSINRLAGGSGFLALDRNGDGRINDGRELFGAQSGDGFADLAAFDGDGNGWIDEADAVYAQLRVWTPDATGGGELKTLPQADVGAIALARVATPFALRDAGNDSLGQVRTSGVFLHESGGAGTIQQIDLSV, translated from the coding sequence ATGAGAATTACCAGCGCCGAGATGCAGATGGCGACGACCCATGCATCGCAACAGCACCGCGAAGTCCGCGAATCCCTGCGCATGTGGGTCGGCGAGCGCCGCCCCGAGGTCGAGGGCGGCGGCCGCAGCCGCCCGCCCGGCGAGCAGGTGACGATCTCGGACGCCGGCCGCGCCGCGCAGTCGGGTGAGGCCGAGGCCATCGACGAGGCGCTCGAGGCCGCCGAGAACGACCCGCGCCTGCTCCTGCTGCGGGAAATGATCCGGATACTGACCGGCAAGGAGGCGCACGTCTTCGACGCCCACGAGCTCGCGCCGCGCCGCGACGGCGAACTGCCGGAGGCGACCGCGACCGGCGCCGCCAACGCCGCACCGCCGTCCCGCCCGGAGGGCTTCGGCGTCGAGTACGACTACCACGAGTCGTACCGCGAAAGCGAGCTGACCACCTTCGCGGCGAGCGGCATCGTGCGCACCGCCGACGGCCGCGAGATCGCGTTCAAGGTCGATCTCGCGATGTCGCGCAGCTACTACGAGGAAAGCAACGTCAGCCTGCGCCTCGGCGACGCCGCCCGCCCGCAGAAGGACCCGCTGGTCGTCAATTTCGCCGGCAGCGCCGCGCAGTTGAGCGAGCAGCGCTTCAGCTTCGACCTCGACGCCGACGGCAGCGCCGACAGCATCAACCGGCTTGCCGGCGGCAGCGGCTTCCTCGCGCTCGACCGCAACGGCGACGGCCGCATCAACGACGGCCGCGAGCTGTTCGGCGCACAGAGCGGCGACGGCTTCGCCGACCTCGCCGCCTTCGACGGCGACGGCAACGGCTGGATCGACGAGGCCGACGCCGTCTATGCGCAGCTGCGCGTGTGGACGCCGGATGCGACCGGCGGCGGCGAGCTGAAAACCCTGCCGCAGGCGGACGTCGGGGCGATCGCGCTGGCCCGCGTGGCGACGCCGTTCGCGCTGCGCGACGCCGGCAACGACAGCCTCGGCCAGGTGCGCACGAGCGGCGTCTTTTTGCACGAAAGCGGCGGCGCTGGCACAATCCAGCAGATCGACCTGAGCGTCTGA
- a CDS encoding protein kinase domain-containing protein: protein MEFMTERIGKYEVQRTLGKGATATVYLCRDPDAGREVAVKVIRLDSDNAAMSRRLLKLFNTEGGVGRRLEHPNIVRVYDAMIESERAYLVMEYVDGTPLDQFVSISKLLPLHRVIGIVFKCALALDYAYRQGVIHRDIKPANILVTADDEPKITDFGLSLNLQREEGGNSTFIMGVGSPAYMSPEQIKAYPLNQKTDLYSLGVVLFQLLTGRLPFRANNPATLVYRIINQDTPSICALNPNLPPGLDPILKKALEKDLYNRYKNGAEFAKDLSAVRYQILEEHETQEDTEHFRMLRELPFFADFEDIEIWEVLRICVWREIAAKVMLMQEGDESRHFGIIVKGYAEVSADGRAICRLGEGEVVGEMAYLHPKNHKRRASVVTLEPTLFLEVNPAALGLSSEEVQERFHKALIERVLDRLAEADRILSQQGQRAVSAESSAPFAAGKFDLELLP from the coding sequence ATTGAATTCATGACGGAGCGCATCGGCAAATACGAGGTCCAGCGAACCCTCGGCAAAGGGGCGACGGCGACCGTCTATCTGTGCCGCGACCCCGATGCCGGGCGCGAGGTGGCGGTCAAGGTGATCCGGCTGGACAGCGACAACGCCGCGATGTCGCGGCGGCTGCTCAAGCTGTTCAACACCGAGGGCGGCGTCGGCCGGCGCCTCGAGCACCCGAACATCGTCCGCGTCTACGACGCGATGATCGAGAGCGAGCGTGCCTACCTGGTCATGGAGTACGTCGACGGCACGCCGCTCGACCAGTTCGTCTCGATCAGCAAGCTGCTGCCGCTGCACCGCGTCATCGGCATCGTCTTCAAGTGCGCGCTGGCGCTCGACTACGCCTACCGGCAGGGGGTCATCCACCGCGACATCAAGCCGGCCAACATCCTCGTCACTGCCGACGACGAGCCGAAGATCACCGATTTCGGCCTGTCGCTCAACCTGCAGCGGGAGGAGGGGGGCAATTCGACCTTCATCATGGGCGTCGGCTCGCCGGCCTACATGTCGCCGGAGCAGATCAAGGCCTATCCGCTCAACCAGAAGACCGACCTCTACTCGCTCGGCGTCGTCCTCTTCCAGCTCTTGACCGGCCGCCTGCCGTTCCGCGCCAACAACCCGGCGACGCTGGTCTACCGCATCATCAACCAGGACACGCCGTCGATCTGCGCGCTCAACCCGAATCTACCGCCGGGGCTCGACCCGATCCTGAAGAAGGCGCTCGAGAAGGATCTCTACAACCGCTACAAGAACGGCGCCGAGTTCGCCAAGGACCTCTCCGCGGTGCGCTACCAGATCCTCGAGGAGCACGAGACGCAGGAGGATACCGAGCATTTCCGGATGCTGCGCGAGTTGCCGTTCTTCGCCGATTTCGAGGACATCGAGATCTGGGAGGTGCTGCGCATCTGCGTCTGGCGCGAGATCGCGGCGAAGGTGATGCTGATGCAGGAAGGCGACGAGAGTCGCCATTTCGGCATCATCGTCAAGGGCTATGCCGAGGTGTCGGCGGACGGGCGGGCGATCTGCCGCCTGGGCGAGGGCGAGGTGGTCGGCGAGATGGCCTACCTGCACCCGAAGAACCACAAGCGGCGGGCGAGCGTGGTGACGCTGGAGCCGACGCTGTTCCTCGAGGTCAATCCGGCGGCGCTCGGGCTGAGCTCGGAGGAGGTCCAGGAGCGCTTCCACAAGGCGCTGATCGAGCGCGTCCTCGACCGCCTCGCCGAGGCCGACCGCATCCTGTCGCAGCAGGGGCAGCGTGCGGTCAGCGCCGAATCGTCGGCGCCGTTCGCCGCCGGCAAGTTCGACCTCGAACTGCTACCCTGA
- the dnaJ gene encoding molecular chaperone DnaJ, which yields MSKRDFYEVLGVNRDAADDEIKKAYRKLAMKFHPDRNPDNPKAEEQFKEAKEAYEILSDPQKRAAYDQYGHAGVDPQAGMGGGFGGAGMGGFADAFGGIFDEIFGGRGGGGHGRSNIYRGADLRYNLEITLEQAAFGTETKIRIPTMEECERCHGSGAKPGTQPKTCPTCSGSGQVRLQQGFFSIQQTCPKCHGTGRIIPEPCTECHGAGRIKQHKTLAVKIPAGVDEGDRIRLSGEGEHGVNGGPPGDLYVQIHLKPHPVFQREHNDLHCEMPISFTTAALGGEIEITTLDGVAKIKIPPETQSGKVFRLRGKGIKGVRSSTHGDLMCHVAVETPINLTERQRELLRELEEISNRDGGGRHNPRAKSWMDRVRDFFSAA from the coding sequence ATGTCCAAACGCGACTTTTACGAAGTCCTCGGCGTCAACCGCGACGCCGCCGACGACGAGATCAAGAAGGCCTACCGCAAGCTGGCCATGAAGTTCCATCCGGACCGCAATCCGGACAACCCGAAGGCCGAGGAGCAGTTCAAGGAAGCCAAGGAAGCCTACGAAATCCTGTCCGACCCGCAGAAGCGCGCCGCCTACGACCAGTATGGCCACGCCGGCGTCGACCCGCAGGCCGGCATGGGCGGCGGCTTCGGCGGCGCCGGCATGGGCGGCTTCGCCGACGCCTTCGGCGGCATCTTCGACGAGATCTTCGGCGGCCGCGGCGGCGGCGGCCACGGTCGTTCGAACATCTACCGCGGCGCCGACCTGCGCTACAACCTCGAGATCACGCTCGAGCAGGCGGCCTTCGGCACCGAGACCAAGATCCGCATCCCGACGATGGAGGAATGCGAGCGCTGCCACGGCTCGGGCGCCAAGCCCGGCACGCAGCCGAAGACCTGCCCGACCTGCTCCGGCTCCGGCCAGGTGCGGCTGCAGCAGGGTTTCTTCTCGATCCAGCAGACCTGCCCGAAGTGCCACGGCACCGGCCGCATCATCCCCGAGCCGTGCACCGAGTGCCACGGCGCCGGCCGCATCAAGCAGCACAAGACGCTGGCGGTGAAGATCCCGGCCGGGGTCGACGAGGGCGACCGCATCCGCCTCTCCGGCGAGGGCGAGCACGGCGTCAACGGCGGCCCGCCGGGCGACCTCTACGTCCAGATCCACCTCAAGCCGCACCCGGTCTTCCAGCGCGAGCACAACGACCTGCACTGCGAGATGCCGATCAGCTTCACCACCGCGGCGCTCGGCGGCGAGATCGAGATCACCACGCTCGACGGCGTGGCGAAGATCAAGATTCCGCCGGAAACGCAGAGCGGCAAGGTCTTCCGTCTGCGCGGCAAGGGCATCAAGGGCGTGCGCAGCAGCACGCACGGCGACCTGATGTGCCACGTCGCGGTGGAGACGCCGATCAACCTCACCGAGCGCCAGCGCGAGCTCCTGCGCGAGCTCGAGGAGATCAGCAACCGCGACGGCGGCGGCAGGCACAACCCGCGCGCCAAGTCGTGGATGGACCGCGTCCGCGACTTCTTCAGCGCCGCCTGA
- the dnaK gene encoding molecular chaperone DnaK, translating to MGKIIGIDLGTTNSCVAIMEGGQPKVIENSEGARTTPSIIGYSEDGEILCGAPAKRQAVTNPKNTLYAVKRLIGRRFEEKEVQKDIALMPYKIVKADNGDAWVEVRDKKIAPPQVSAEVLRKMKKTAEDYLGEEVTEAVITVPAYFNDSQRQATKDAGRIAGLEVKRIINEPTAAALAFGMDKKQGDKKIAVYDLGGGTFDISIIEIAEIDGEHQFEVLATNGDTFLGGEDFDQRLIDYIIDEFKKESGVDLKKDVLALQRLKEAAEKAKIELSSSQQTEINLPYITADASGPKHLAMKITRAKFESLVDELIERTVAPCLTALKDAGCKVGDIDDVILVGGQTRMPKVQDKVKEVFGQEPRKDVNPDEAVAVGAAIQGGVLQGEVKDVLLLDVTPLSLGIETLGGVMTKLIQKNTTIPTKASQVFSTADDNQSAVTIHVLQGEREMSAGNKSLGQFNLEGIPPAPRGMPQIEVIFDIDANGIMHVTAKDKATGKENKITIKANSGLSEEEIQRMVKDAELHAEEDKKAHELADARNGADGMIHMVKKSLTEYGKELADDEKAKIEAAVKEAEDAIRGNDLELIKAKSEALSQAAQKLGEKMYAQQQAQAGGAEAGAQAGGGQQAKKDDGDVVDAEFTEVKDKK from the coding sequence ATGGGCAAGATCATCGGCATCGACCTCGGCACCACCAACTCCTGCGTCGCCATCATGGAAGGCGGCCAGCCGAAGGTCATCGAGAACTCGGAAGGCGCGCGCACGACGCCGTCGATCATCGGCTACTCCGAGGACGGCGAGATCCTGTGCGGCGCGCCGGCCAAGCGCCAGGCGGTCACCAACCCGAAGAACACCCTCTACGCGGTGAAGCGCCTGATCGGCCGCCGCTTCGAGGAAAAGGAAGTGCAGAAGGACATCGCCCTGATGCCCTACAAGATCGTCAAGGCCGACAACGGCGACGCCTGGGTCGAGGTGCGCGACAAGAAGATCGCGCCGCCGCAGGTCTCCGCCGAAGTGCTGCGCAAGATGAAGAAGACCGCCGAGGACTACCTCGGCGAGGAAGTCACCGAAGCGGTGATCACCGTCCCCGCCTACTTCAACGACAGCCAGCGCCAGGCGACCAAGGACGCCGGCCGCATCGCCGGCCTCGAAGTGAAGCGCATCATCAACGAGCCGACCGCGGCGGCACTGGCCTTCGGCATGGACAAGAAGCAGGGCGACAAGAAGATCGCCGTCTATGACCTCGGCGGCGGCACCTTCGACATCTCGATCATCGAGATCGCCGAGATCGACGGCGAGCACCAGTTCGAAGTGCTGGCCACCAACGGCGACACCTTCCTCGGCGGCGAGGACTTCGACCAGCGCCTGATCGACTACATCATCGACGAATTCAAGAAGGAATCCGGCGTCGATCTGAAGAAGGACGTGCTCGCGCTGCAGCGCCTGAAGGAAGCGGCCGAGAAGGCCAAGATCGAGCTCTCGTCGTCGCAGCAGACCGAGATCAACCTGCCCTACATCACCGCCGACGCCTCGGGTCCGAAGCACCTGGCGATGAAGATCACCCGCGCCAAGTTCGAGTCGCTGGTCGACGAGCTGATCGAGCGCACCGTCGCCCCCTGCCTGACCGCGCTGAAGGATGCCGGCTGCAAGGTCGGCGACATCGACGACGTGATCCTGGTCGGCGGCCAGACGCGGATGCCGAAGGTCCAGGACAAGGTCAAGGAAGTCTTCGGCCAGGAGCCGCGCAAGGACGTGAACCCGGACGAGGCGGTCGCCGTCGGCGCCGCGATCCAGGGCGGCGTGCTGCAGGGCGAAGTGAAGGACGTGCTGCTGCTCGACGTCACCCCGCTGTCGCTCGGCATCGAGACGCTGGGCGGCGTCATGACCAAGCTGATCCAGAAGAACACGACGATCCCGACCAAGGCCTCGCAGGTGTTCTCGACCGCCGACGACAACCAGTCGGCGGTGACCATCCACGTGCTTCAGGGCGAGCGCGAGATGTCGGCCGGCAACAAGAGCCTCGGCCAGTTCAACCTCGAAGGCATCCCGCCGGCCCCGCGCGGCATGCCGCAGATCGAGGTCATCTTCGACATCGACGCCAACGGCATCATGCACGTGACGGCCAAGGACAAGGCCACCGGCAAGGAAAACAAGATCACCATCAAGGCCAACTCGGGTCTCTCGGAAGAGGAGATCCAGCGCATGGTCAAGGATGCCGAGCTGCACGCCGAAGAGGACAAGAAGGCGCACGAGCTCGCCGATGCCCGCAACGGCGCCGACGGCATGATCCACATGGTCAAGAAGTCGCTGACCGAATACGGCAAGGAGCTCGCCGACGACGAGAAGGCGAAGATCGAAGCCGCCGTCAAGGAAGCCGAGGACGCCATCCGCGGCAACGACCTCGAGCTCATCAAGGCGAAGAGCGAGGCGCTGTCGCAGGCCGCGCAGAAGCTGGGCGAGAAGATGTACGCGCAGCAGCAGGCGCAGGCCGGCGGCGCCGAAGCCGGCGCCCAGGCGGGCGGCGGCCAGCAGGCGAAGAAGGACGACGGCGACGTCGTCGATGCCGAGTTCACCGAGGTCAAGGACAAGAAGTAA
- a CDS encoding methyl-accepting chemotaxis protein, which yields MSNWKIWLRLTAAIWLVLVVVWTGMIAWESAVNRETAIRQAQAFAGSIHEMTMAGLTGMMITGTVGQREVFLDQIKQLSIIKDLHVARSEAVVKLYGPDTKSNRQLDAVEQQVMVSGRPYVQADRAGDSSFLRVVTPTKAAKDYLGKDCLACHQVPEGTVLGVVSMKVSLDEVEDEVASFRLKISAAAAGVSVLLLAVIWLLTRHFVTEPLQQLTDGLADIARGEGDLTRRLPVKGRDEIGQAAAIFNEMMENFCRLVRQVSDSARHVSAQAHELSAASRQVTDASHRQNGQAAQAADAVESMLQSITAIAENADRVNHQSQESLRRAGEGSASLARLLREMSEVGQTVRLTADTVDEFVRSTEAIGKMTQEVKAIAEQTNLLALNAAIEAARAGEAGRGFAVVADEVRKLAEKSALSAQEIDRITATLSGQAATVHQAIHDGLQHIDASQGTIGSVADILQATNGSVSAVGDGLDAIARATDAQRQTSRSVADSIEAIASRAQENNRAVEQTASAAAALESLAQGLQSTVGRFKV from the coding sequence ATGTCCAACTGGAAAATCTGGCTGCGGCTGACCGCAGCGATCTGGCTCGTGCTGGTCGTCGTGTGGACCGGCATGATCGCCTGGGAAAGCGCCGTCAACCGCGAGACCGCCATCCGCCAGGCGCAGGCATTCGCCGGCAGCATCCACGAGATGACGATGGCCGGCCTGACCGGGATGATGATCACCGGCACCGTCGGCCAGCGCGAGGTCTTCCTCGACCAGATCAAGCAGCTGTCGATCATCAAGGACCTGCACGTCGCGCGCTCGGAGGCGGTGGTCAAGCTGTACGGCCCCGACACCAAGTCGAACCGCCAGCTCGACGCCGTCGAGCAGCAGGTGATGGTCTCCGGCCGGCCCTACGTGCAGGCCGACCGCGCCGGCGACAGCTCCTTCCTGCGCGTGGTCACGCCGACCAAGGCGGCGAAGGACTACCTCGGCAAGGACTGTCTGGCGTGCCATCAGGTGCCCGAGGGTACCGTCCTCGGCGTCGTCAGCATGAAGGTCTCGCTGGACGAGGTGGAGGACGAGGTCGCCAGCTTCCGCCTGAAGATCTCGGCCGCCGCCGCCGGCGTCAGCGTGCTGCTGCTGGCGGTGATCTGGCTGCTGACCCGCCATTTCGTCACCGAGCCGCTGCAGCAGCTGACCGACGGGCTGGCCGACATCGCCCGCGGCGAGGGGGACCTCACGCGGCGGCTGCCGGTCAAGGGCCGCGACGAGATCGGCCAGGCCGCGGCGATCTTCAACGAGATGATGGAGAACTTCTGCCGCCTGGTCCGTCAGGTCAGCGATTCGGCGCGCCACGTGTCGGCGCAGGCGCACGAACTGTCGGCCGCGTCGCGCCAGGTCACCGATGCCTCGCACCGGCAGAACGGGCAGGCGGCGCAGGCCGCCGACGCGGTCGAATCGATGCTGCAGAGCATCACCGCGATCGCCGAGAACGCCGACCGCGTCAACCACCAGTCGCAGGAAAGCCTGCGCCGCGCCGGAGAAGGCAGCGCCAGCCTAGCCCGCCTGCTGCGCGAGATGTCCGAGGTCGGGCAGACGGTGCGGCTCACCGCCGACACGGTCGACGAATTCGTGCGCAGCACCGAGGCGATCGGCAAGATGACGCAGGAGGTCAAGGCCATCGCCGAGCAGACCAACCTGCTCGCGCTCAACGCCGCGATCGAGGCGGCGCGAGCCGGCGAGGCCGGCCGCGGCTTCGCCGTCGTCGCCGACGAGGTGCGGAAGCTGGCCGAGAAATCGGCGCTGTCGGCACAGGAGATCGACCGCATCACCGCCACCCTGTCCGGGCAGGCGGCAACCGTGCACCAGGCGATCCACGACGGGCTGCAGCACATCGACGCCAGCCAGGGAACGATCGGCTCGGTCGCCGACATCCTACAGGCGACCAACGGCTCGGTCAGCGCGGTCGGCGACGGGCTGGACGCGATCGCCCGCGCCACCGACGCGCAGCGGCAGACCAGCCGCAGCGTCGCCGACAGCATCGAGGCGATCGCCTCGCGGGCGCAGGAGAACAACCGCGCGGTGGAGCAGACGGCGAGCGCCGCGGCGGCGCTGGAGTCGCTGGCGCAGGGACTGCAGTCGACGGTCGGACGCTTCAAGGTGTGA
- the grpE gene encoding nucleotide exchange factor GrpE — protein MQEPTTPQDPLLPDADTPETAQEVAPAAAAAADSTPSLEELLRQAELRAEEHHDAWLRAKAETENTRRRAQEDIAKAHKFAVEKFAGDLLAVKDTLEMALADPNPDSLRAGVEMTLKNLVAAFDKAAIVELNPVGEKFDPHKHQAMAMIDAEQPANTVVQVFQKGYLIAERTLRPAMVAVAKAKDS, from the coding sequence ATGCAAGAACCGACCACGCCCCAGGACCCCCTGCTGCCGGACGCCGACACCCCGGAAACCGCCCAGGAGGTCGCCCCGGCCGCTGCCGCGGCGGCAGACAGCACCCCCAGCCTGGAAGAGCTGCTGCGCCAGGCCGAACTGCGCGCCGAGGAACACCATGACGCCTGGCTGCGTGCCAAGGCCGAGACCGAAAACACCCGCCGCCGCGCCCAGGAAGACATCGCCAAGGCGCACAAGTTCGCCGTCGAGAAGTTCGCCGGCGACCTGCTGGCGGTCAAGGACACGCTCGAAATGGCGCTCGCCGACCCCAACCCGGACAGCCTGCGCGCCGGCGTCGAGATGACGCTGAAGAACCTCGTCGCCGCCTTCGACAAGGCCGCGATCGTCGAGCTGAACCCGGTCGGCGAGAAGTTCGACCCGCACAAGCACCAGGCAATGGCGATGATCGACGCCGAGCAGCCGGCCAACACCGTCGTCCAGGTCTTCCAGAAGGGCTACCTGATCGCCGAGCGCACGCTGCGGCCGGCGATGGTGGCCGTCGCCAAGGCCAAGGACAGCTGA
- a CDS encoding ABC transporter substrate-binding protein, with amino-acid sequence MSLLRKAARFALAGWLCATAAVAAEVGVTDSTVTIGMSSPFSGPNGAYGLEMKEAIGAYFEHLNRTGGVNGRKLELIALDDGYETERTVANTRKLINEHGVFALLQYYGSSPTTQAMNDVFGPARVPLVGTISGAGTIRVSPRENANNRYMFNIRASYADETDAIVSQLVSLGLKNIAVFYQNDGFGLSGLEGVTAALKKHNVTPSAVGTVERNSLDVDAAVKAIAKAAPQAVVMVTLFKPTAAFVKAMRKAGQNPQFMTLSPVGADLLAKELGNDARGIGISQVMPYPFNDTTPVVREYQRLLQAKKNTNYSYYGIEGYITAKVLVEAIRKTGKDLTREKLVQTLEGMSNLDVGGYRVNFSPSERSGSKYVDLTVIGSGGRVLR; translated from the coding sequence ATGAGCTTGTTGCGCAAGGCGGCACGGTTCGCGCTGGCGGGCTGGCTGTGCGCCACCGCCGCTGTCGCCGCGGAAGTCGGCGTCACCGACAGCACGGTCACGATCGGCATGTCGTCGCCGTTCAGCGGCCCGAACGGCGCCTACGGCCTGGAAATGAAGGAAGCCATCGGCGCCTACTTCGAGCACCTCAACAGGACCGGCGGCGTCAACGGCCGCAAGCTCGAACTGATCGCCCTCGACGACGGCTACGAAACCGAGCGTACGGTCGCCAACACCCGCAAGCTGATCAACGAGCACGGCGTCTTCGCGCTGCTGCAGTACTACGGCTCGAGCCCGACGACGCAGGCGATGAACGACGTCTTCGGCCCGGCCCGCGTGCCACTGGTCGGCACCATCTCCGGCGCCGGCACGATCCGCGTTTCGCCGCGCGAGAACGCGAACAACCGCTACATGTTCAACATCCGCGCCAGCTACGCCGACGAGACCGACGCCATCGTCAGCCAGCTGGTCTCGCTCGGGCTGAAGAACATCGCCGTCTTCTACCAGAACGACGGCTTCGGCCTGTCCGGCCTGGAGGGCGTCACCGCCGCGCTGAAAAAGCACAACGTCACGCCGTCCGCGGTCGGCACCGTCGAGCGCAACTCGCTCGACGTCGACGCGGCGGTGAAGGCGATCGCCAAGGCGGCGCCGCAGGCGGTGGTGATGGTCACGCTGTTCAAGCCGACCGCCGCCTTCGTCAAGGCCATGCGCAAGGCCGGCCAGAACCCGCAGTTCATGACGCTGTCGCCGGTCGGCGCCGACCTGCTGGCCAAGGAACTCGGCAACGACGCGCGCGGCATCGGCATCTCGCAGGTGATGCCCTATCCGTTCAACGACACGACGCCGGTGGTGCGCGAATACCAGCGCCTGCTGCAGGCGAAGAAGAACACCAACTATTCGTACTACGGCATCGAGGGCTACATCACCGCGAAGGTGCTGGTCGAGGCGATCCGCAAGACCGGCAAGGACCTCACGCGCGAAAAACTGGTGCAGACGCTGGAAGGCATGTCCAACCTCGACGTCGGCGGCTATCGCGTCAATTTCTCGCCGAGCGAGCGCAGCGGCTCCAAGTATGTCGACCTGACAGTGATCGGCAGCGGCGGCCGCGTACTGCGCTGA